In Nicotiana tabacum cultivar K326 chromosome 2, ASM71507v2, whole genome shotgun sequence, the following proteins share a genomic window:
- the LOC142166205 gene encoding secreted RxLR effector protein 78-like, whose amino-acid sequence MIKIDFQETYDFVEWPYLKQVMKELGFPKLFISWVMECIQTINYTVIVNGEYPVPFNAAKGLREGDLMSPFLFAIVMEYLSRSLHDLNANKEYIYHPDVQSSRLTTYALLMTF is encoded by the coding sequence ATGATTAAGATAGATTTTCAGGAGACCTATGATTTTGTGGAGTGGCCCTACTTGAAGCAGGTTATGAAAGAGCTAGGATTTCCTAAATTGTTCATATCATGGGTCATGGAATGCATACAGACTATTAACTATACTGTCATAGTTAATGGAGAATATCCAGTTCCATTCAATGCTGCCAAGGGCCTCAGAGAAGGTGATCTAATGTCACCTTTCCTTTTTGCAATTGTAATGGAGTATTTAAGTAGAAGCTTACATGATCTCAATGCAAACAAGGAGTACATCTATCATCCAGATGTTCAAAGCTCAAGATTAACCACTTATGCTTTGCTGATGACCTTTTGA